From Armatimonadota bacterium, one genomic window encodes:
- a CDS encoding IS3 family transposase (programmed frameshift) — protein MAGDAQQRRQRRSFTEEFKAGAVRLVLDEGKTIPQVARDLDLTESSVRSWVERARADRGKGKSGVLTTAEKEELAALRKEVRVLRMERDILKKAGGLLREGEQLRFAFIHAEKASFPITSMCSILRVSRAGYYAWIDRPPSAHAADDQLLAGRVREIHELTKKRYGAPRVQKELAKAQDIHVSRKRVARLMRQEGLRARPRRRFKCTTMSDHDQPVAANILDRNFEATAPNQKWVGDTTELLTGNGKLFLAVVLDLYSKFVVGWALSPVNDRHLTIAALEMAIKRRCPGIGLLHHSDQGSTYASEDYQQILDERGIVCSMSRRGNPYDNAVMEAWNSTFKIECGERFLNNEVARNESFDFIEVFYNQKRLHSTIGYISPAEFEATFTERQAA, from the exons ATGGCCGGAGACGCGCAGCAGCGGCGGCAGCGTAGGAGCTTCACGGAGGAGTTCAAGGCGGGCGCGGTGCGCCTGGTCCTGGACGAAGGCAAGACCATCCCGCAGGTGGCTCGCGACCTCGACCTGACCGAGTCCAGCGTGCGGAGCTGGGTCGAGCGGGCGCGGGCGGACCGGGGCAAGGGCAAGTCGGGGGTGCTCACGACGGCCGAGAAGGAGGAACTGGCGGCGCTGCGCAAGGAAGTCCGCGTGCTGAGGATGGAGCGGGACATCCTAAAAAAAGCCG GCGGCCTTCTTCGCGAAGGAGAACAGCTGAGGTTCGCGTTCATCCATGCGGAGAAGGCCTCGTTCCCGATCACCTCGATGTGCTCGATCCTCCGAGTCTCGCGCGCCGGCTACTACGCCTGGATCGACCGACCGCCCTCGGCGCACGCTGCGGATGACCAGCTGCTCGCCGGGCGCGTTCGCGAAATCCACGAGCTGACCAAGAAGAGATACGGCGCCCCGCGCGTCCAGAAGGAGCTGGCGAAGGCGCAGGACATCCACGTGAGCCGGAAGCGGGTCGCTCGACTGATGCGCCAGGAAGGGCTCAGGGCGCGTCCCAGGCGGCGTTTCAAGTGCACTACGATGAGCGACCACGACCAGCCGGTCGCGGCCAACATCCTCGACCGGAACTTCGAGGCGACCGCGCCGAACCAGAAGTGGGTCGGCGACACGACGGAGCTGCTCACCGGGAACGGCAAGCTGTTCCTCGCCGTCGTCCTCGACCTGTACTCGAAGTTCGTCGTCGGGTGGGCCCTGTCGCCGGTGAACGACCGCCACCTCACCATCGCCGCGCTCGAGATGGCCATCAAGCGGCGCTGCCCCGGCATCGGGCTGCTCCACCACTCGGACCAGGGGTCGACCTATGCGAGCGAGGACTACCAGCAGATCCTCGACGAGCGGGGCATCGTCTGCAGCATGAGCCGCCGCGGCAACCCATACGACAACGCCGTGATGGAGGCTTGGAACTCGACGTTCAAGATCGAGTGCGGTGAGCGGTTCCTGAACAATGAGGTTGCCAGGAACGAGTCCTTCGACTTCATCGAGGTGTTCTATAACCAGAAGCGGCTACACTCGACCATCGGCTACATCAGTCCTGCCGAGTTCGAAGCGACGTTCACGGAGAGGCAAGCAGCGTAG
- a CDS encoding IS4 family transposase, which translates to MAASQRTSIPAELRRLFPTRWLNAAARESGLVERRRKVAPAAFFWSIVLGFGTGHRRSIAALRKFFGATTGVALVPSSFYDWFNERTVRFLRAALGRAIERTAEPAGPLRDHLARFKDVCAADATVIRLRDGLERAYRACRTNHTRAAMKLHLVMSVVGAGPRSVSITGERVNERRRLPIGPWVRGRLLLFDLGYFKWHLFDRIKKNGGYFVSRLRDDANPLIIGENRRWRGASRRLRGRRLGEVKDRLAREVVDLIVQVEFERRSYLGRKTRERAYFRVVGVRHGGARKHHWYVTNVPITILSPTEVAKTYAARWEIELVFRELKSHLRMAQLASAKRAVVETLVYAALIGLAVSRSVWRILRARTDAARRVSERRVTDALATIAGDLVAALLGEVPDAAQLRKWHRLLSREALDPNVGRATLKRGWAC; encoded by the coding sequence ATGGCCGCGAGTCAGCGTACCAGCATCCCAGCAGAGCTGCGAAGGCTGTTCCCTACCAGGTGGCTCAACGCCGCCGCGCGCGAGTCGGGGCTCGTCGAGCGCCGCCGCAAGGTCGCTCCGGCGGCGTTCTTCTGGTCCATCGTGCTGGGCTTCGGCACAGGCCACCGCCGCAGCATCGCGGCGCTGCGGAAGTTCTTCGGGGCCACGACCGGCGTCGCGCTCGTGCCGTCGTCCTTCTACGACTGGTTCAACGAGCGCACGGTCCGGTTCCTGCGCGCCGCGCTCGGGCGGGCCATCGAGCGGACCGCCGAACCGGCGGGCCCCCTGCGCGATCACCTCGCCCGGTTCAAGGACGTCTGCGCCGCGGACGCGACGGTGATCAGGCTCCGGGACGGGCTCGAGCGCGCCTACAGGGCGTGCCGCACGAACCACACCCGCGCCGCGATGAAGCTGCACCTCGTGATGAGCGTCGTCGGCGCCGGGCCACGCAGCGTCTCCATCACCGGCGAGCGCGTGAACGAGCGGCGCCGCCTCCCCATTGGCCCGTGGGTCCGCGGCCGGTTGCTGCTCTTCGACCTCGGCTACTTCAAGTGGCACCTCTTCGACCGCATCAAGAAGAACGGCGGCTACTTCGTGAGTCGGCTGCGCGATGACGCCAACCCGCTCATCATCGGCGAGAACCGCCGCTGGCGCGGGGCGTCGCGGCGCCTGCGGGGGCGCCGGCTCGGCGAGGTGAAGGACCGGCTCGCGCGCGAGGTGGTGGACCTCATCGTGCAGGTCGAGTTCGAGCGGCGCTCGTACCTCGGCCGCAAGACCCGCGAGCGCGCCTACTTCCGCGTCGTCGGCGTCCGCCACGGCGGCGCGCGCAAGCACCACTGGTACGTCACCAACGTGCCGATCACGATCCTCTCGCCGACCGAGGTGGCGAAGACCTACGCCGCCCGGTGGGAGATCGAGCTCGTCTTCCGCGAGCTGAAGAGCCACCTGCGCATGGCGCAGCTCGCCTCCGCCAAGCGCGCCGTCGTCGAGACCCTCGTCTACGCAGCACTCATCGGCCTCGCGGTGAGCCGCTCGGTCTGGCGCATCCTGCGCGCCCGCACCGACGCCGCGCGGCGCGTCTCCGAACGGCGCGTCACCGACGCCCTCGCCACCATCGCCGGCGACCTTGTCGCCGCGCTCCTGGGCGAGGTCCCCGATGCGGCGCAGCTCCGGAAATGGCATCGTCTCCTCTCACGAGAAGCGCTGGATCCCAACGTCGGCAGAGCGACCTTGAAGCGCGGATGGGCGTGCTAA
- a CDS encoding helix-turn-helix domain-containing protein produces the protein MSRLCAECGKRAVEPLAKAGRRTLYRNFPDLEIPADLEIPTCSNCGAEWIDSHTAARIDAALAKVAAERLGKLAREAIETLTTDLSQTELEKQLGLSAGYLSKVKRGRESPSAQLVGLLALLASRPRRLAQLEYLWQTGELPPRITRDHITRPPSDIVSNEPVAC, from the coding sequence ATGAGCAGGCTATGCGCCGAATGCGGGAAGAGGGCTGTCGAGCCGCTCGCGAAGGCTGGGCGGCGGACGCTCTACCGAAACTTCCCTGATCTCGAGATTCCTGCCGACCTGGAGATACCGACCTGTTCCAACTGCGGAGCTGAGTGGATCGACTCCCACACGGCTGCCCGGATCGACGCCGCTCTCGCCAAGGTCGCAGCCGAGCGCCTGGGAAAGCTGGCGCGCGAGGCCATCGAGACGCTCACGACCGACCTGTCCCAGACGGAGCTGGAGAAGCAGCTCGGTCTCTCCGCCGGCTACTTGTCCAAGGTGAAGCGGGGCAGGGAGAGCCCGAGCGCGCAACTCGTGGGCCTCCTGGCGTTGCTCGCGTCGAGGCCGCGGCGCCTCGCCCAGCTAGAGTACCTGTGGCAGACAGGAGAACTCCCGCCGCGCATCACGAGGGATCACATTACCCGTCCGCCAAGCGACATCGTCTCCAACGAACCGGTGGCCTGCTGA